A region of Solibacillus isronensis DNA encodes the following proteins:
- a CDS encoding HAD family hydrolase, whose amino-acid sequence MDSIIFDLDGTLWDPIDTVLNAWNSVIRNNNQIISQLTRKDFEGTMGLQMNEISRKLFPALSYTERQQLVKVCCELEQSFLEKHGGVLYPNVEIVLKELSQKYNLYIVSNCQDGYIESFYKYHKLEKYFLDFESHGRTTMSKGENIKLVIDRNNLLNPVYIGDTEGDLNAARLAKIPFIFAKYGFGQVSHYENEIESFDELLSIF is encoded by the coding sequence TTGGATAGCATAATTTTTGATCTTGATGGAACTCTCTGGGATCCAATTGACACAGTACTCAATGCTTGGAACAGCGTTATAAGAAACAATAACCAAATAATAAGTCAATTAACTAGGAAAGACTTTGAAGGTACAATGGGATTACAGATGAATGAAATAAGTAGAAAACTCTTTCCCGCTTTAAGTTATACTGAACGGCAACAACTAGTAAAAGTTTGTTGCGAATTAGAACAATCTTTCTTAGAAAAACACGGCGGAGTCCTCTATCCAAATGTAGAAATTGTCCTAAAAGAGCTTTCTCAAAAATATAACCTATATATTGTTAGTAACTGCCAAGATGGCTATATAGAATCATTTTACAAATATCATAAACTTGAAAAGTATTTTTTGGATTTTGAAAGCCATGGAAGAACCACCATGTCAAAAGGTGAAAATATTAAATTAGTGATTGATAGGAACAATTTATTAAATCCAGTTTATATAGGTGATACGGAAGGGGATTTAAATGCAGCCAGATTAGCTAAAATACCTTTTATATTTGCTAAATACGGATTTGGGCAAGTAAGTCATTATGAGAATGAAATTGAAAGTTTTGATGAACTTTTAAGTATTTTCTAG
- a CDS encoding M48 family metallopeptidase gives MTKKWGLMAVFAFGLYIVAMYLYFYHGQNSGIPSALQGTAADPSTFLTTQELLLSEELSKVRNFLFFITTPLEWLLYFVILITGISRLFEKWSSEQFKWSIFRTTMYLFFLSLLLFILQFPLEYYRYMLSKSYGISTQIYSSWMRENIIDFWLEFGMSVIMIAILYWLIRKSPKKWWLYAWALTVPFSIFLMFIQPVVIDPIYNDFSPLTDKELETKILSLAEQADIPTDHVFEVNMSEKTNALNAYVTGIGDNSRIVLWDTTLKRLSQDEILFIMAHEMGHYLLKDIYINIAVYLIMTLIGLWLIAKIMPWMIRRYGPILKIKEMGNLNSLPLFLLISSFLLFFSSPLSNAISRYQEIRADEFAIELVENPEAAVSSFQQLTKAGLSEVNPPALVKWFRYTHPPMLERIDKVAEEVDED, from the coding sequence ATGACAAAAAAATGGGGTTTAATGGCTGTTTTTGCATTTGGATTGTATATTGTCGCAATGTATTTGTATTTTTACCATGGACAAAATAGTGGGATTCCATCCGCTCTTCAAGGAACAGCAGCTGATCCAAGCACTTTTCTTACAACACAGGAGTTGTTATTAAGTGAAGAGTTATCAAAAGTAAGAAATTTCCTGTTCTTTATCACAACGCCATTGGAATGGCTGCTTTACTTCGTTATTTTAATTACGGGAATTTCACGTTTATTTGAGAAATGGAGTTCTGAACAATTTAAATGGTCGATATTCAGAACTACAATGTATTTGTTCTTCTTATCCTTGCTATTGTTCATCCTTCAATTCCCACTTGAATATTACCGCTATATGCTTAGCAAAAGCTATGGAATCAGTACGCAAATTTATTCTTCATGGATGCGGGAAAATATAATTGATTTTTGGCTGGAGTTTGGGATGTCGGTAATCATGATAGCAATTCTCTATTGGCTTATTAGAAAAAGCCCGAAAAAATGGTGGCTCTATGCATGGGCTTTAACTGTACCGTTTTCAATCTTTCTAATGTTTATTCAACCTGTCGTCATCGATCCGATCTATAATGATTTTTCTCCTTTAACAGACAAGGAGTTGGAGACGAAAATTCTATCTCTCGCTGAGCAGGCGGATATTCCAACTGACCATGTGTTTGAAGTGAATATGTCGGAGAAAACGAATGCTTTAAATGCTTATGTGACAGGAATCGGCGACAATTCCCGGATAGTGTTGTGGGATACGACTTTAAAACGGTTATCACAAGATGAAATCCTCTTTATCATGGCACACGAGATGGGCCATTATTTACTGAAGGATATTTATATTAACATCGCGGTCTATTTAATTATGACGCTCATTGGACTATGGCTGATCGCAAAAATCATGCCTTGGATGATTCGCCGTTACGGACCGATCCTGAAAATTAAAGAAATGGGCAATTTGAATTCATTGCCATTGTTTTTGTTAATCTCATCATTTTTATTATTCTTTTCAAGCCCATTGTCCAATGCGATTTCCCGTTATCAGGAAATCCGAGCAGATGAATTTGCTATTGAGCTTGTGGAAAACCCTGAAGCAGCGGTCTCATCGTTTCAACAGCTGACGAAAGCAGGTCTTAGTGAAGTAAACCCGCCAGCACTTGTTAAATGGTTCCGCTATACTCATCCGCCAATGTTAGAAAGAATCGATAAAGTTGCCGAAGAAGT